ACGACGCCGGCGCCGTGCACCGCGGCCAGCGCGTCGAGCATCTCCCGCGCGAAGCGGACCGCGACGGCTGGCGCGAGCGCGCCGCCCTGGTCCTGGATGAACGCACGCAGGTCCGAGTGCTCGACGTAGTCCATGACGATCGCGACCGTGTCGCCCTCGACGACCAGGTCGCGCACGCCGACCACGTGCGGGTTGCGAACCGACCGCAGCACGTCGCGCTCACGGACGAACCGGGTGACGACGTGGTCGTCGGCGACGAACTCGGGGCGCAGGATCTTGACCGCGACCGACCCGCCGCCGTCGTCGTGGGCACGCCACACCTCGCCGGTGCCGCCGCGTCCCACGATGCGTTCGAGCGCGTAGCCCGAACCCAGTCGCCGCACCCTTCCCCTCTCTTCACCCGGTGGAGACACGAGCGTACCGACCCGGCCGCCCCTGTGGGCGCTCAACTTCTCGCGGTGGTCCTGGTGGCCGATCCGTCGGCACCCCTGCAAGAATTGGGGGCCGCCCGAGGAGGACCTCGCATGACCGCGACGATCGAACCGCACCCCGAGCTGTTCCTCCCGGAACCGGAGCCGCGTGAGGTGAAGTACACGGTCATCTCCGTGGACGACCACCTCGTCGAGCCGCCCGACATGTTCGAGGGGCGGCTTCCCGCCGCGCTGCAGGAGCTGGCCCCCCGCATCGTCGAGACCAAGCACGGTCACCAGGTGTGGGAGTTCGACGGCGGGCGCTACACGCAGGTCGGGATGAACGCGGTCGCCGGGCGGCGGCCCGACACCGTTCGGGTCGAGCCGTTCCGGTTCGACCAGATGCGCCGGGGCTGCTTCGACATCCACGCGCGGGTTCACGACATGGACGTCAACGGCGTGTGGGCCTCGCTCAACTTCCCGTCGATGATCACGGGGTTCTGCGGGCGCGTGTTCTCGCAGTGCTCGGATCCCGAGCTGGGGCTCGCCGTCACGAGGGCCTGGAACGACTGGCTCCACGAGGAGTGGTGGCAGCCCTATCCGGACCGGATCATCCCGCTCGGCATCACGTTCCTCACCGATCCCGAGCTCGGCGCGCAGGAGATCCGCCGCAACGCCGAGCGCGGGTTCCGTTCCGTCACGCTGCCCGAGCGTCCGCAGAACATCGACCTGCCGTCGATCTTCGACGACTACTGGGACCCCATCATCCGGGCCTGCGCGGACACCGACACCGTGATCTCGCTGCACGTCGGCTCTTCGGGGATGTACCCGATGCCGCCCGGTGCGCCGGCGATCCAGCTGGGCTCGACGATGTTCGGGCAGATGTCCCTGAGCGCGTGCGCGGAGTGGCTCTGGTCCGGCTACGCGGTCCGCTACCCGAACCTGAAGATCGCGATGTCCGAGGGTGGCGTCGGCTGGGTCGCGATGCTGATCGACCGCCTCGACAACATCGTCGACCGCTCGGGCTACGGGCTCGACGGCTTCGGGGGCCAGCGCCCGGCCGACGTGCTGCGCCGGAACTTCTGTTTCTGCACGATCGACGACCCGTC
This genomic interval from Acidimicrobiia bacterium contains the following:
- a CDS encoding amidohydrolase family protein → MTATIEPHPELFLPEPEPREVKYTVISVDDHLVEPPDMFEGRLPAALQELAPRIVETKHGHQVWEFDGGRYTQVGMNAVAGRRPDTVRVEPFRFDQMRRGCFDIHARVHDMDVNGVWASLNFPSMITGFCGRVFSQCSDPELGLAVTRAWNDWLHEEWWQPYPDRIIPLGITFLTDPELGAQEIRRNAERGFRSVTLPERPQNIDLPSIFDDYWDPIIRACADTDTVISLHVGSSGMYPMPPGAPAIQLGSTMFGQMSLSACAEWLWSGYAVRYPNLKIAMSEGGVGWVAMLIDRLDNIVDRSGYGLDGFGGQRPADVLRRNFCFCTIDDPSTICTRHTIGVDHIMVEVDYPHGDGTWPDTQAVIERYWGDLPNVELRKMCCENAAALYRHPLPERVLPA